The following is a genomic window from Pseudomonas lurida.
TGGGCCGCTTCATCGGCGATACGTGCCACCTCGTCCTCGCCCATGACGCCGGCGCTGATTTTGCTGATAAGTTCGACGAGGGCGGTTTTCATGGGGTGATCCTGTGGCGGGCTGGTTTTTGAGGGCGCAAAGCCTACACCAGTTTTTGCAATTGCGCCGCCGTATCCACCGCGCCCATGGTCTGCGCCGCCGCCAGTGCGGTCGCGCCCTGGGCGTCGATGGCCTTGGGATTGGCACCCTGGCTGAGCAGGTAGTCGACCATGTCGACGCGATTGAACATCGCCGCCATCATCAACGCGGTGCGGCCATCGGACGAGGCCGCGTCTATCGGCGTACCGCCTTCGATCAACGCCTTGACCACCGGCAAGTTGCCCTTGAATGCCGCGCCGGCAATCGGCAACTGGTTCTTGTCGTTGGCGATCAAGGGGTCGGCCTTGAACTCCAGCAACACCTTTACTGCCTCGGCGTGCCCGTGATAGGCCGCGAGCATCAGCAAGGTGTCACCATTGTGGTTACGGAAGTTGGCTGGCAAGCCCTTGCTCAGCAACGCGGCGAGCATGGCGGCATCGCCTTTGCGGGCGACGTCGAAGACCTGCTCGGCAAATTCGGCAGCTTCGTCATCGGTCATTTGTTTGGCTTGGTCTGACATGGGGGACTCCTTTCTGGTGCTTATATGGCGCCCAGTGTCGCGATGGAGTTCCCTACTGTCATGGCTTTTTTGTCAAAAGCCCCCATAGGCAGATTCAATAGCGGAACTGCCCGCCCTGGATCTGCGCCAGCAACTGTCCGGTCACGGGCACGTAGCTGTCCGACCCGGGCAACCAAGCATACACCGGGTCATTGCCTGCCTTTTCCGGGTCGAACGCTTCCTCCTTGAGTCGGACCTTCTGGTATTTGAAAGTGCCCGTGGTTTCCATCTTCACCTTGATCCGCAGGAACAGCGGCACCGCGTAGTGGGGCAGTTGGCCGTGGGCGAATTGCAGCAATTCGCGCATGTCCAGGGCCGCGAGGGACTCGCTCGGGGTGATAGCGACCATGCCGGCGCGGCCGTTGGTGTTTTCGATTTCCACCCCATAGGCCACCACCTCGGCAATCTGCGGGTGCTGCAGCAGGACATTTTCCACTTCAGTGGTGGAAACGTTTTCGCCCTTCCAGCGATAGGTATCCCCCAGGCGGTCGACAAATTGCGCATGGCCAAAACCAATGCTGCGCACCAGATCGCCCGTGTTGAAGTAGCGGTCACCCTTCTCGAATACATCCGTAAGGATCACCTTGCGGTTCTTTTCCGGGTCGGTGTAGCCATCATAAGGGGACTTTTCATCGATTCTGGCCAGCAGTAAGCCCTGCCCGCCTGTCTTGACTTTGTGCATGAAACCATCGCTGCCACGTAGAGGCTCACCCGAGTCATGAGCGTAGTCCACCA
Proteins encoded in this region:
- a CDS encoding ankyrin repeat domain-containing protein encodes the protein MSDQAKQMTDDEAAEFAEQVFDVARKGDAAMLAALLSKGLPANFRNHNGDTLLMLAAYHGHAEAVKVLLEFKADPLIANDKNQLPIAGAAFKGNLPVVKALIEGGTPIDAASSDGRTALMMAAMFNRVDMVDYLLSQGANPKAIDAQGATALAAAQTMGAVDTAAQLQKLV